From the Cryptomeria japonica chromosome 2, Sugi_1.0, whole genome shotgun sequence genome, one window contains:
- the LOC131038400 gene encoding late embryogenesis abundant protein D-34 codes for MSEAEETGQAQARRGHNTESEAITYGEVFKVRGDLARQAISPGDAALMHSAETRALGQMQKVGVAARMQEAAHVNEMAGVVDKGDDTSLAAVQGMAVTETVVPGRKVRVEYVSGQPVSCDIQTAPAPHATAAAANVTIGEALEAAALRSGDKPVEQSDAAAIQSADRRATGIPVEVPGGIASAAQSAADMNPGLPYEERTTLADVLSTATLDLPADKAVMMEDAHRIKEREARRRVSGQVFPGGVGDTMEAAALINEPGDLTVDH; via the exons ATGAGTGAGGCGGAGGAGACAGGGCAAGCACAGGCAAGAAGGGGGCATAACACTGAATCAGAAGCCATAACATACGGAGAAGTCTTCAAAGTGAGAGGAGATTTAGCAAGGCAGGCCATAAGTCCAGGCGACGCAGCCCTGATGCACAGCGCAGAGACGAGGGCGCTGGGCCAAATGCAGAAAGTCGGTGTGGCGGCACGCATGCAAGAGGCGGCTCACGTGAACGAGATGGCAGGTGTGGTGGACAAGGGCGACGACACCAGCCTTGCGGCGGTGCAGGGGATGGCGGTGACGGAAACTGTCGTCCCGGGCAGAAAGGTGAGAGTAGAGTACGTCAGTGGGCAGCCCGTTTCGTGCGACATTCAAACGGCGCCTGCCCCCCATGCAACTGCAGCCGCCGCCAATGTCACAATTGGCGAGGCGTTGGAGGCGGCAGCACTGAGGTCGGGGGATAAGCCAGTGGAGCAAAGCGACGCCGCCGCAATCCAATCAGCGGACCGACGAGCTACCGGAATCCCTGTGGAAGTGCCCGGCGGCATTGCCTCAGCAGCTCAGTCTGCTGCAGATATGAATCCGGGCCTGCCTTACGAGGAGCGTACCACTCTGGCCGATGTTCTTTCT ACTGCGACTCTGGATCTTCCTGCTGATAAGGCTGTGATGATGGAGGACGCGCATAGGATAAAGGAGAGAGAGGCAAGGCGGAGAGTGAGCGGACAAGTGTTTCCTGGGGGCGTGGGAGATACCATGGAAGCTGCCGCCCTGATCAATGAACCAGGGGACCTCACTGTTGATCACTAG